In Helianthus annuus cultivar XRQ/B chromosome 9, HanXRQr2.0-SUNRISE, whole genome shotgun sequence, the following are encoded in one genomic region:
- the LOC110874883 gene encoding uncharacterized protein LOC110874883 — protein sequence MNNETSKKKHKLHCYNFLLDSTYTCDLVAAYYYKHMYKEPCMTSPQTGQAWMMEVLNGNPIRCVNAFRMHPNVFTKLCRELESNYGLQSSDRMSTCEKVGIFLYTLALGLSNRDVGERFQRSGETISRAFHEVLEAIAGRGKGFQGLARDVIKPKDPTFQFVSPQILNDKRYMSYFKDCIGCIDGTHIGACIPESQQLPYIGRKGVPTFNVMATCDFDMCFTFVSIGWEGSAHDTRVFINATQNSKFNFPQPPEGRYYLVDKGYPDRKGYLVPYSKTRYHQSQFQREPPNNMQEAFNRSHSSLRSHIERSFGILKKRFKILGKMPKYSVQTQIDVIMATFALHNYIRHSQEDFIFTAMEQHPNYIPRDELHDVRNHDTSNSGLFEGTSNEMKHVRNEIATLIWNARH from the exons ATGAATAATGaaacaagcaagaagaagcacaaactGCATTGCTATAATTTTTTGTTGGATTCAACCTATACATGTGATCTAGTTGCTGCATACTATTATAAGCATATGTACAAGGAACCATGCATGACATCACCTCAAACGGGACAGGCTTGGATGATGGAAGTTTTAAATGGCAATCCTATACGATGTGTAAATGCATTCAGAATGCATCCAAACGTATTTACGAAATTATGTAGAGAGCTTGAATCAAACTATGGATTGCAGTCGAGTGATAGAATGTCAACTTGTGAGAAGGTGGggatatttttatatacattGGCATTGGGTTTATCTAACAGGGATGTTGGGGAGCGTTTTCAACGTTCTGGGGAGACTATTAGTAGAGCCTTTCATGAAGTTCTAGAGGCAATAGCTGGTAGAGGTAAAGGTTTTCAAGGTCTAGCACGTGACGTTATAAAACCAAAAGATCCAACTTTTCAATTCGTATCACCTCAAATCTTGAATGACAAAAGATACATGTCGTATTTCAAG GATTGTATTGGATGTATTGACGGTACACACATAGGGGCCTGCATCCCAGAGAGTCAGCAACTACCTTATATTGGTAGAAAAGGGGTACCAACTTTCAACGTAATGGCAACATGTGATTTCGATATGTGTTTCACATTCGTATCGATCGGATGGGAGGGATCAGCACATGACACGCGCGTTTTCATTAACGCGACCCAAAATAGTAAATTCAACTTCCCACAACCACCTGAAG GTAGATATTATTTGGTTGATAAAGGATATCCAGATAGAAAAGGATACCTTGTACCATATTCCAAGACAAGATACCATCAATCTCAATTTCAAAGAGAGCCCCCGAATAATATGCAAGAAGCTTTCAACCGTTCACATTCATCTTTACGAAGTCATATTGAGAGgtcatttggaattttgaagaaACGATTTAAGATACTTGGTAAAATGCCCAAGTATAGCGTGCAAACACAAATTGATGTTATCATGGCTACATTTGCATTGCACAACTATATACGTCATTCTCAAGAAGATTTCATATTTACTGCAATGGAGCAACATCCAAACTACATACCACGAGATGAACTGCATGATGTTCGTAACCATGACACAAGCAATAGCGGTCTATTTGAAGGAACATCGAATGAGATGAAACATGTTCGCAACGAAATTGCTACTTTGATATGGAATGCACGACATTAA
- the LOC110874882 gene encoding uncharacterized protein At2g29880 yields the protein MKNKYDSMRKEYNLWKSLKNGETGLGWNESTKQLNCSDEWWKRKIQENPKVLAIQNNQPSIQLQEEWDQLFGDVVASGENFVAPSMEPNTFNEVHVENLEDDNVENLEDDYVEGGNNFFGDFLNEVSQHDSSTLSPSEVAKNFEKSTKVNTKPKPVKMKRKGRESLGASILKEHLTQSSMNQQRALEILESDSSKLNQSTKFSIEAAMGLLSRMVDAGLLREDEELWLFAMDLFEDPVKREMFINVPHDHGRLAWLQRKQRLTDQSFL from the exons ATGAAGAACAAGTATGACAGTATGAGAAAAGAGTACAACCTTTGGAAGTCACTTAAGAATGGAGAGACTGGTCTAGGTTGGAATGAAAGTACCAAGCAACTTAATTGTTCTGATGAATGGTGGAAAAGAAAAATTCAG GAAAACCCGAAAGTTCTAGCAATTCAAAATAACCAACCATCTATACAACTACAAGAAGAGTGGGATCAGTTATTTGGAGATGTAGTTGCTAGTGGGGAAAATTTTGTGGCACCCTCTATGGAGCCAAATACATTCAATGAGGTGCATGTTGAGAACCTTGAGGATGACAATGTTGAGAACCTTGAGGATGACTATGTTGAGGGAGGTAACAATTTCTTTGGTGACTTTTTGAATGAAGTAAGTCAACATGATTCATCAACATTAAGCCCAAGTGAGGTTgcaaaaaattttgaaaagtctACTAAAGTAAACACTAAGCCTAAACCAGTTAAGATGAAACGCAAAGGGAGAGAATCATTGGGAGCTTCAATACTTAAAGAACATTTAACTCAAAGTAGTATGAATCAACAACGTGCTCTAGAAATATTAGAATCAGATTCTTCCAAACTCAATCAAAGTACAAAGTTTAGTATTGAAGCTGCTATGGGTTTGCTTAGCCGGATGGTAGATGCAGGATTACTGAGAGAAGATGAGGAGTTGTGGTTATTTGCAATGGATTTATTTGAAGATCCCGTGAAAAGAGAAATGTTTATAAATGTGCCACATGATCATGGTAGGTTAGCGTGGCTGCAACGAAAGCAAAGGCTCACCGACCAAAGTTTTCTTTGA
- the LOC110879351 gene encoding WD repeat-containing protein ATCSA-1 isoform X2, which translates to MWKKIGDRESGKLRPNSFITRIRSNRASSLHLSNHKELVSSHRGSVNSLQVDLTEGRYLLSGAADASLAIYDIQRATDYEAGGLIAKHKPILVDKQHQNAHKYAISTAIWYPIDTGLFVTGSYDHHIKVWDTNTTQVVMDFKMPGKVYRTAMSSLATSHMLIAAATEDVQVRLCDMASGAFAHTLSGHRDGVMAVEWSTSSEWILMTGGCDGAIRFWDIRRAGCFSVLDQSHSQLGRRPPLADKSTTKVSTSKARAPPRKVGSGSSSKHSGNSKIIKQTKGSAKQRLHPGLLTSQDRATAHYGAVLGLKATEDGMYLLSAGSDSRLRLWDIQSGCNTLVHYEIVRLQSSKAIQLDVSQDSGVVFLPCMTSIKAFDMWSGKSKMTLQGHYENVNCCCYSSHDQELYTGGNDRQILIWSPLKQIPADVDECDRSTGQPLAADEDNWSD; encoded by the exons ATGTGGAAGAAGATCGGAGATAGAGAATCGGGAAAACTTCGCCCTAATTCCTTCATCActcgtattcgatcgaacagagCATCGTCTCTTCATCTCTCCAATCACAAAGAGCTTGTCTCTTCTCACCGTGGCTCCGTTAATTCCTTACAG GTTGATTTGACAGAAGGGAGATACCTGTTATCTGGAGCAGCCGATGCATCACTTGCTATATATGATATTCAACGTGCGACAGACTATGAGGCAGGTGGTCTGATTGCTAAGCATAAGCCTATACTAGTTGACAAGCAGCACCAAAATGCGCATAAATATGCCATATCCACAGCCATATGGTATCCAATCGATACAGGTCTTTTTGTCACAGGTTCATATGATCACCACATCAAGGTTTGGGATACCAATACCACACAG GTGGTGATGGATTTTAAAATGCCAGGAAAGGTTTATAGAACTGCCATGTCATCGTTAGCCACATCCCACATGCTTATTGCTGCTGCAACTGAAGATGTTCAGGTTCGGCTTTGTGATATGGCTTCAGGGGCATTTGCTCACACATTATCTGGTCATCGTGATGGCGTAATGGCAGTGGAGTGGTCAACTTCTAGCGAGTGGATTTTAATGACGGGTGGCTGTGATGGAGCGATACGTTTTTGGGACATTAGACGTGCAGGATGTTTTTCTGTTTTAGATCAATCACACTCTCAGCTTGGAAGACGTCCACCTCTAGCTGACAAATCCACTACTAAG GTTTCAACGTCTAAGGCTCGGGCACCACCAAGAAAAGTAGGTTCTGGAAGTAGCTCAAAGCACTCTGGTAACAGCAAGATTATTAAACAGACAAAGGGATCTGCTAAGCAGAGACTCCATCCTGGATTGTTGACTAGTCAAGATCGAGCTACTGCTCATTATGGTGCTGTTTTGGGTCTGAAAGCGACCGAGGATGGCATGTATCTTCTAAGTGCAG GGTCTGATTCAAGGTTAAGGTTGTGGGACATACAATCTGGTTGCAATACGCTTGTGCACTATGAGATTGTGCGTCTGCAAAGTAGCAAGGCAATACAGTTGGACGTGTCTCAGGATTCAGGCGTTGTCTTTCTTCCATGCATGACTTCTATAAAA GCATTTGATATGTGGTCGGGTAAGAGTAAGATGACACTTCAAGGACACTATGAGAATGTAAACTGTTGTTGCTATAGCTCCCATGATCAGGAACTATACACAGGTGGTAATGATCGACAAATCCTTATCTGGTCTCCTCTCAAGCAGATTCCTGCTGATGTG GATGAATGCGATAGAAGTACAGGGCAACCTCTTGCAGCTGATGAGGATAACTGGAGTGACTGA
- the LOC110879351 gene encoding WD repeat-containing protein ATCSA-1 isoform X1, producing MWKKIGDRESGKLRPNSFITRIRSNRASSLHLSNHKELVSSHRGSVNSLQVDLTEGRYLLSGAADASLAIYDIQRATDYEAGGLIAKHKPILVDKQHQNAHKYAISTAIWYPIDTGLFVTGSYDHHIKVWDTNTTQVVMDFKMPGKVYRTAMSSLATSHMLIAAATEDVQVRLCDMASGAFAHTLSGHRDGVMAVEWSTSSEWILMTGGCDGAIRFWDIRRAGCFSVLDQSHSQLGRRPPLADKSTTKVSTSKARAPPRKVGSGSSSKHSGNSKIIKQTKGSAKQRLHPGLLTSQDRATAHYGAVLGLKATEDGMYLLSAGSDSRLRLWDIQSGCNTLVHYEIVRLQSSKAIQLDVSQDSGVVFLPCMTSIKAFDMWSGKSKMTLQGHYENVNCCCYSSHDQELYTGGNDRQILIWSPLKQIPADVQDECDRSTGQPLAADEDNWSD from the exons ATGTGGAAGAAGATCGGAGATAGAGAATCGGGAAAACTTCGCCCTAATTCCTTCATCActcgtattcgatcgaacagagCATCGTCTCTTCATCTCTCCAATCACAAAGAGCTTGTCTCTTCTCACCGTGGCTCCGTTAATTCCTTACAG GTTGATTTGACAGAAGGGAGATACCTGTTATCTGGAGCAGCCGATGCATCACTTGCTATATATGATATTCAACGTGCGACAGACTATGAGGCAGGTGGTCTGATTGCTAAGCATAAGCCTATACTAGTTGACAAGCAGCACCAAAATGCGCATAAATATGCCATATCCACAGCCATATGGTATCCAATCGATACAGGTCTTTTTGTCACAGGTTCATATGATCACCACATCAAGGTTTGGGATACCAATACCACACAG GTGGTGATGGATTTTAAAATGCCAGGAAAGGTTTATAGAACTGCCATGTCATCGTTAGCCACATCCCACATGCTTATTGCTGCTGCAACTGAAGATGTTCAGGTTCGGCTTTGTGATATGGCTTCAGGGGCATTTGCTCACACATTATCTGGTCATCGTGATGGCGTAATGGCAGTGGAGTGGTCAACTTCTAGCGAGTGGATTTTAATGACGGGTGGCTGTGATGGAGCGATACGTTTTTGGGACATTAGACGTGCAGGATGTTTTTCTGTTTTAGATCAATCACACTCTCAGCTTGGAAGACGTCCACCTCTAGCTGACAAATCCACTACTAAG GTTTCAACGTCTAAGGCTCGGGCACCACCAAGAAAAGTAGGTTCTGGAAGTAGCTCAAAGCACTCTGGTAACAGCAAGATTATTAAACAGACAAAGGGATCTGCTAAGCAGAGACTCCATCCTGGATTGTTGACTAGTCAAGATCGAGCTACTGCTCATTATGGTGCTGTTTTGGGTCTGAAAGCGACCGAGGATGGCATGTATCTTCTAAGTGCAG GGTCTGATTCAAGGTTAAGGTTGTGGGACATACAATCTGGTTGCAATACGCTTGTGCACTATGAGATTGTGCGTCTGCAAAGTAGCAAGGCAATACAGTTGGACGTGTCTCAGGATTCAGGCGTTGTCTTTCTTCCATGCATGACTTCTATAAAA GCATTTGATATGTGGTCGGGTAAGAGTAAGATGACACTTCAAGGACACTATGAGAATGTAAACTGTTGTTGCTATAGCTCCCATGATCAGGAACTATACACAGGTGGTAATGATCGACAAATCCTTATCTGGTCTCCTCTCAAGCAGATTCCTGCTGATGTG CAGGATGAATGCGATAGAAGTACAGGGCAACCTCTTGCAGCTGATGAGGATAACTGGAGTGACTGA
- the LOC110879353 gene encoding uncharacterized protein LOC110879353, whose protein sequence is MNFLYKSIQTLSLNLNLNPNLPPPSFHHQTPLHPPKPTTTGFRQCRRSIPPTLASDHPASMSEIDMVPNKEGIFTAKPKKVVILWDLDNKPPRGPPYDAALSLINIATHFGEVVDVSAYANRHAFVHLPHWVRDQRRDQRRQDFLERKGAVTPPEPYICSVCGRKCKTNLDLKKHFKQLHLREREKKMNRMKSLKGKKRQRFKERFISSDHKYMEAARTLITPRVGYGLAAELRRAGVFVKTVEDKPQAADWALKRQMQHSMSRGIDWLVLVSDDSDFVEMLKRARGSNLGTVVVGDWDRALGRQADLWVPWNRVENGEITEEDLVIRRRSGEDVDDVNAGAFVSDFDERGMSLDGVLDELVRERNGFNQSKISMFSEGEEEDDDDESDYLSDSDDDEEDDWYI, encoded by the coding sequence ATGAATTTTCTCTACAAATCCATCCAAACCCTCTCCCTCAATCTCAATCTCAACCCCAATCTCCCACCTCCATCTTTCCACCATCAAACCCCCCTCCACCCACCCaaacccaccaccaccggttTCCGCCAATGCCGCCGCTCAATCCCACCCACCTTGGCCTCCGACCACCCCGCCTCCATGTCGGAAATCGACATGGTCCCAAACAAAGAGGGCATCTTCACTGCAAAACCCAAAAAAGTCGTCATCTTATGGGACCTCGACAACAAACCCCCACGCGGCCCTCCATACGACGCCGCTTTATCCCTCATTAACATCGCCACTCATTTCGGTGAAGTCGTTGACGTCTCCGCTTACGCTAACCGCCACGCCTTCGTCCACCTCCCTCACTGGGTCCGTGACCAACGCCGTGATCAACGCCGTCAAGATTTTCTTGAACGGAAAGGCGCCGTTACCCCACCAGAACCCTACATTTGCAGTGTGTGTGGACGCAAATGCAAGACTAATTTAGATTTAAAAAAACATTTCAAACAGTTACATCTTAGAGAAAGGGAGAAAAAGATGAATAGAATGAAGAGTTTGAAAGGAAAGAAACGACAGCGTTTTAAGGAGAGGTTTATTAGTAGTGATCATAAGTATATGGAGGCTGCTAGGACTTTGATTACGCCCAGAGTCGGGTACGGGTTGGCGGCCGAGTTAAGACGGGCCGGGGTGTTTGTTAAGACAGTGGAGGATAAACCGCAGGCGGCGGATTGGGCGTTGAAGCGGCAAATGCAGCATTCGATGAGTAGAGGGATTGATTGGTTGGTGTTGGTTTCGGATGATTCGGATTTTGTTGAGATGTTGAAGAGGGCGAGAGGGTCGAATTTGGGGACGGTGGTTGTTGGTGATTGGGATAGGGCGTTGGGTCGCCAAGCGGATTTGTGGGTTCCGTGGAATCGGGTTGAGAATGGGGAGATTACGGAGGAGGATTTAGTGATTAGAAGGAGAAGTGGTGAGGATGTGGACGATGTTAATGCGGGTGCGTTTGTATCCGATTTTGATGAACGGGGTATGAGTTTAGATGGTGTTTTGGATGAACTAGTGAGGGAACGAAACGGGTTTAATCAGTCCAAGATTTCGATGTTTTctgaaggggaagaagaggatgatgatgatgaaagtGATTACTTAtctgatagtgatgatgatgaagaagatgattggtACATTTGA
- the LOC110879355 gene encoding uncharacterized protein LOC110879355 → MGCFGCFDGGLAKQERLEEERRASQEARAKAAEAAEKRQEQFAQSAAGRAARAQMQAAAKQASHTNKGEPTLKWQMG, encoded by the exons ATGGGCTGCTTCGGTTGCTTCGATGGAGGTTTAGCCAAACAGGAGAGATTGGAGGAAGAACGCAGGGCTTCTCAAGAAGCTCGAGCTAAAGCCGCTGAAGCCGCCGAAAAAAG gcaagaACAATTTGCACAATCAGCTGCAGGTAGAGCTGCGCGAGCTCAGATGCAAGCAGCTGCAAAACAGGCTTCACATACTAATAAAGGTGAACCAACTCTTAAG TGGCAGATGGGATAA
- the LOC110879354 gene encoding protein NPGR1 gives MLCACSGEQFKVEEPISRSPESLATRDFSASGLSSRTGTGDWDSKFEDAQVDEAESTLKEALSLNYEEARALLGRLEYQKGNFDAALQVFYGIDIKSLSPRMIKAISDRTLQHNVKSKREITMVGLMSLHSVSLLLEAILLKAKSLQEMSKFKEAAKECKMILDIVESALPNGMPDSMTEDCKLQEMFHKALELLPVLWIEAGDLKEAIAAYRRALVKPWNLDPQRLSALQKDLAAILLYGGVETTVPQAKTWDACYPTTNTEEALLLLFILMKKLSCGEIRWDPEIISHLSFALSTCDQFECLAVHVEQLLPRAYKRIERWFFLALCYSAAGQTESALNILKKISGSSESEHEPHIASLLLGAKLCSQDPNHAHEGINFARKVIESSDPKNEHFKSITHKFLGVNYGNAARVSLSDSGRVFYHEESINSLNAAASVGVNDDPEVVFYLGLENAIQRNLDVAFSKMILYSDMVAGSSSKGFTLLALILSAEQRFKDAETIVDIAWDETGRVDQLELLRLKAVLQIAQQQPKQAIETYKILLALIQARGGELRSKNMGSEAMERKLEIEAWLDLANIYTKLESTSDAEICVNKARSKEFYHPGAWHSTGLLFEAQSLHNEALIAFSVALSIEPDHVPSIISTAETLMEMGGSETLPIARSFLMNSLRLEPTNHDAWFNLALICKKEGLEQQAADFFQAAHELESSAPVQSFA, from the exons ATGCTGTGTGCTTGTTCCGGTGAGCAATTTAAGGTAGAAGAGCCGATTTCTCGGTCACCGGAGTCGTTGGCTACACGGGATTTCTCAGCTAGTGGGCTTTCTTCTCGAACCGGAACTGGCGATTGGGACTCAAAGTTTGAAGATGCTCAAGTTGATGAAGCTGAATCCACTCTAAAAGAAGCCCTTTCTTTGAACTATGAG GAAGCCAGAGCTTTGTTGGGTAGACTTGAGTACCAGAAGGGCAATTTCGATGCTGCTCTTCAAGTTTTTTACGGAATCGACATCAAAAGTTTGTCGCCCAGGATGATTAAAGCTATTAGTGACAGAACCCTACAACATAATGTAAAATCTAAAAGGGAAATTACTATGGTAGGTTTGATGTCCCTGCATTCGGTGAGCTTGCTTCTCGAAGCAATCTTACTTAAAGCAAAATCACTTCAGGAGATGAGCAAGTTTAAAG AAGCTGCAAAGGAGTGCAAGATGATTTTGGATATAGTTGAATCCGCCTTACCTAACGGAATGCCCGATTCGATGACCGAAGACTGCAAATTGCAGGAAATGTTTCACAAAGCGTTAGAATTGCTTCCGGTGTTGTGGATAGAAGCTGGGGATTTAAAAGAAGCTATTGCAGCGTATAGAAGGGCTCTAGTTAAACCATGGAATCTAGACCCGCAAAGGTTATCCGCCTTACAAAAGGACTTGGCTGCTATATTACTTTATGGAGGCGTTGAAACAACCGTTCCTCAAGCCAAAACATGGGATGCGTGTTATCCCACAACCAACACCGAAGAAGCACTTCTGTTGCTGTTCATACTCATGAAAAAGTTATCATGTGGAGAAATCAGATGGGATCCCGAAATTATAAGCCATTTGAGTTTTGCGTTGTCAACGTGTGATCAATTCGAGTGTTTGGCTGTTCATGTGGAGCAACTTCTTCCTAGAGCGTATAAACGAATCGAAAGATGGTTTTTTCTCGCTCTTTGTTACAGTGCTGCTGGTCAAACCGAATCTGCGTTgaacattttaaagaaaatttcaGGTTCTTCTGAATCAGAACACGAACCGCATATCGCTTCGCTTCTTTTGGGAGCTAAATTGTGTTCGCAAGATCCTAATCATGCACATGAAGGAATAAATTTTGCTCGAAAAGTTATCGAATCAAGTGATCCAAAAAACGAGCATTTCAAAAGCATCACCCACAAGTTTCTTGGAGTTAATTACGGAAATGCAGCTAGGGTTTCTTTATCGGATTCCGGTAGAGTGTTTTACCATGAAGAATCTATCAACTCTCTCAATGCAGCTGCTTCGGTCGGTGTTAACGATGATCCTGAAGTTGTATTTTATCTTGGACTAGAAAACGCCATACAACGAAATTTGGATGTAGCATTTAGTAAGATGATTTTATATTCTGATATGGTTGCGGGGAGCTCATCAAAGGGTTTTACGTTACTAGCCTTGATCTTATCCGCTGAGCAAAGATTCAAAGATGCCGAAACGATAGTTGACATTGCGTGGGATGAAACAGGAAGAGTTGACCAACTGGAACTTCTTAGGCTAAAAGCAGTGCTTCAAATTGCTCAACAACAGCCCAAACAAGCGATTGAAACGTACAAGATTTTACTAGCCCTAATTCAAGCACGTGGTGGTGAACTTCGAAGCAAGAACATGGGTTCTGAG GCAATGGAGCGAAAACTGGAAATTGAAGCTTGGTTAGATCTGGCCAATATATACACCAAGCTTGAATCTACCTCTGATGCAGAAATCTGTGTTAATAAAGCCAGATCAAAGGAATTCTATCACCCTGGAGCTTGGCATTCTACTG GTTTGTTATTTGAAGCTCAATCTTTACACAATGAAGCACTTATCGCCTTTTCAGTTGCGTTGTCTATAGAACCAGATCATGTCCCGAGTATTATTTCAACAGCAGAAACATTAATGGAAATGGGTGGCAGCGAAACGCTTCCAATTGCAAGAAGCTTCTTAATGAACTCGTTGCGGTTAGAGCCTACAAACCATGATGCATGGTTTAACCTGGCTTTGATCTGCAAAAAGGAAGGTCTAGAGCAGCAAGCTGCAGATTTTTTCCAAGCTGCGCATGAGCTTGAGTCATCGGCTCCGGTTCAGAGCTTTGCGTAG